In Methanosarcina barkeri MS, a single window of DNA contains:
- a CDS encoding tetratricopeptide repeat protein, translating to MSSDEPKDETFRKEGGEEKSEEEPVSEEMFVLSDSGDTGEQEVSDKVVAAKLNEYGLDFLSCGNFNEAMEAFDKAIELDPDNIDLLNNKAQALETVGKYEEALEFYEKAININSEDPDIWNNMAFSLSQIGKYDEAVKAYEKALEFRPEYPNAWYGKALNLSQAGDYKAAIEAYEKVLEEHSDYKEAWVGKGIALGQMGKYGEAIIAYDKAIELDPNFAEAWHYKGVDMDSLGSYRQALKAYQKAVELDPENDDAWNNMGIDFENLEKYDEAIKAFDKAIEINAENADVWYNKGFTLSQMRRFEEAAEAYRKATQLDPEYLEAYSSLGFVLAQLRRFEEALDIYGQALKLNPEAADSWFGKAVCLSFLGREEEAEEAYRKAVEIDPRYAEVGGDTQ from the coding sequence ATGAGTTCCGACGAACCAAAAGATGAAACCTTCAGAAAAGAAGGCGGTGAAGAAAAATCTGAAGAAGAACCAGTTTCCGAAGAAATGTTTGTTCTAAGCGATTCGGGGGATACAGGTGAGCAGGAGGTCAGCGATAAAGTCGTTGCAGCCAAGCTTAATGAATACGGACTTGATTTTCTCAGCTGTGGCAACTTTAATGAGGCAATGGAGGCTTTTGATAAAGCAATCGAGCTTGATCCAGATAATATAGACCTATTAAACAATAAGGCTCAGGCCCTTGAAACCGTTGGAAAATACGAAGAGGCCCTTGAGTTTTATGAAAAAGCTATCAATATCAATTCCGAGGATCCAGATATCTGGAATAATATGGCTTTCTCCTTGTCCCAGATTGGTAAGTATGACGAAGCTGTTAAAGCCTATGAAAAAGCCCTTGAATTCAGACCGGAATATCCAAATGCATGGTACGGAAAAGCCCTGAACCTGAGCCAGGCAGGAGACTATAAGGCAGCTATCGAAGCCTATGAAAAAGTCCTAGAGGAACATTCCGATTATAAAGAAGCCTGGGTAGGAAAAGGCATAGCGCTGGGTCAAATGGGCAAGTATGGCGAAGCAATTATCGCGTACGACAAGGCAATTGAACTTGATCCCAACTTTGCCGAAGCCTGGCATTATAAAGGCGTGGACATGGACAGCCTTGGAAGTTACAGGCAGGCCTTAAAAGCATATCAAAAAGCTGTAGAGCTTGATCCTGAGAACGATGATGCCTGGAATAATATGGGGATAGACTTCGAAAACCTTGAAAAATATGATGAGGCAATTAAAGCCTTTGACAAAGCAATCGAAATCAACGCCGAAAATGCCGATGTCTGGTACAATAAAGGCTTTACCCTCAGCCAGATGCGGAGGTTCGAGGAAGCCGCAGAAGCGTACAGGAAAGCTACACAGCTTGACCCTGAGTATTTAGAAGCTTATTCTAGTCTGGGTTTCGTGCTTGCTCAGCTCAGACGCTTTGAAGAAGCTCTGGATATTTATGGGCAGGCACTCAAGCTTAATCCTGAGGCTGCAGATTCATGGTTCGGGAAAGCTGTCTGTCTGAGTTTCCTTGGACGGGAAGAAGAAGCAGAAGAAGCATACAGAAAAGCTGTAGAAATTGATCCCAGATATGCCGAAGTAGGAGGAGATACCCAGTAA
- a CDS encoding HAD family hydrolase — MDEIENNMNIIQKKLERVYPEALRAVLFDMDNTLFDFVAAKLEACREILFFIWKGDVTEEPSVLFRYFLRGVYGFEDYENIRDYMQERNVFTAQGYRKCCEIYEREKLQNLELYPAVPDTLDKLKKLGLKLVIITDADSYHALARLTRVRILNYFDLIVAADTTGTKKPDTAHFLFALKVLGIKPEETLVVGDNIKRDMVPARKLGLRTAYASYGDWRPREEMNQCFDFRLDTFSDMLNIPGL; from the coding sequence ATGGACGAGATTGAGAATAATATGAATATAATTCAGAAAAAGCTGGAGCGAGTTTACCCCGAAGCTCTGAGAGCTGTGCTTTTTGATATGGATAACACTCTTTTTGATTTCGTAGCTGCAAAACTGGAAGCTTGCAGGGAGATTCTCTTTTTTATCTGGAAGGGAGATGTTACGGAAGAACCTTCTGTACTTTTCAGATACTTCCTTAGAGGAGTTTACGGTTTTGAAGACTACGAAAATATTCGAGACTACATGCAGGAGAGAAATGTTTTTACAGCTCAGGGCTACAGGAAGTGCTGTGAGATCTATGAACGGGAAAAACTACAAAATCTCGAACTCTATCCAGCTGTACCGGATACTCTTGATAAGCTTAAAAAGCTAGGCTTAAAGCTTGTGATTATAACGGATGCCGATAGTTATCATGCCCTGGCAAGGCTTACAAGGGTCAGGATTCTTAATTACTTCGATCTTATTGTGGCTGCGGATACTACGGGCACAAAAAAACCAGATACGGCCCATTTTCTTTTCGCGCTTAAGGTGCTCGGGATAAAACCCGAAGAAACTCTGGTAGTGGGAGACAATATCAAAAGAGATATGGTCCCTGCTCGTAAACTTGGACTGAGAACCGCTTACGCTTCTTATGGAGACTGGAGACCTAGAGAAGAGATGAATCAATGCTTCGATTTCAGGCTCGATACGTTTTCGGATATGCTTAATATACCTGGACTCTGA